One genomic region from Bacillus marinisedimentorum encodes:
- a CDS encoding MBL fold metallo-hydrolase: protein MKVTVIGFWGAYPGAGEATSGYLVEHDGFKLLVDCGSGVLSSLQRYIDVQELDAVILSHYHHDHIADIGPLQYAMLIKKTLGITDKTLPIYGHTEDTQAFEKLTHHDNTLGIAYGPDKPLSLGPFTITFTKTSHPVPCYAMRFEVNGETFVYTADSSYQESFCDFAKDADLLISECSFYADQDGAKAGHMNSHDAATVAEKAGASLLLLSHLPHFGEHEQLLKEAKTKYMGNVQLASTGWTWLEQGQ from the coding sequence ATGAAAGTGACTGTAATTGGATTCTGGGGTGCATATCCAGGGGCTGGAGAAGCAACTTCTGGGTATCTTGTGGAGCATGACGGATTCAAACTCCTGGTCGACTGCGGCAGCGGTGTGCTTTCTTCACTGCAGCGATATATCGACGTTCAAGAACTCGATGCGGTCATACTGTCTCACTATCATCATGATCACATTGCTGATATCGGGCCACTCCAATACGCCATGCTCATAAAAAAAACACTCGGCATTACCGATAAAACATTGCCTATTTACGGACATACAGAAGACACGCAAGCTTTTGAAAAACTGACCCACCATGATAATACGCTTGGTATTGCATATGGTCCGGACAAACCGCTTTCACTCGGTCCGTTCACTATTACGTTTACAAAAACTTCACATCCTGTTCCGTGCTATGCAATGAGGTTCGAAGTGAACGGCGAAACGTTTGTCTATACTGCTGATTCAAGCTATCAGGAATCATTCTGTGATTTTGCAAAGGATGCTGATCTGCTGATCTCGGAATGCAGCTTTTATGCAGATCAAGATGGAGCAAAAGCCGGACATATGAACAGCCATGATGCGGCAACCGTTGCCGAAAAGGCAGGGGCCTCGCTGCTCTTGCTGTCCCATTTGCCGCATTTTGGTGAACATGAGCAGCTGCTTAAAGAAGCGAAAACGAAATACATGGGAAATGTACAGCTAGCCTCCACCGGATGGACATGGCTGGAGCAGGGTCAGTAA
- the yhfH gene encoding protein YhfH, with protein MMMKSTEFFKNLPPKQCVNCGTEIKEQHESYLNQCDHCLSKAAE; from the coding sequence ATGATGATGAAAAGTACAGAATTTTTCAAGAACTTGCCGCCAAAGCAGTGTGTGAATTGTGGGACAGAAATCAAGGAACAGCATGAATCTTACCTGAATCAATGTGATCACTGTTTAAGCAAAGCAGCCGAATAA
- a CDS encoding ArsA family ATPase: protein MKNLFEKQILFVGGKGGVGKSTSAAALAYAAAEQGKDTLLVSTDPAHNVGDIFHKKVGGSITKIKERLWALEIDPEQEARIYIDSVKGNLKGMVKASMIDEVHRQIDTAASSPGAEEAAIFDKIVSIILDERKNFDLIVFDTAPTGHTVRLLTLPELMGVWIEGMLERRKKMNENYTQLLNDGEPVEDPIFSVLQERRKKFADVREVLMDHKSAGFIFVLIPERLPILETEKAVKLLDRHHLHVHDLIVNKVLPDHADGTFLQKRREIEKDYLKTLRETFSEQHLFEIPLFEEDINSQEKLAEFARHLTLSENKKSGDAGG from the coding sequence ATGAAAAACTTATTTGAAAAACAAATTTTGTTCGTAGGCGGAAAAGGCGGTGTCGGTAAATCGACTTCTGCAGCCGCCCTTGCATATGCAGCAGCAGAACAAGGAAAAGACACACTGCTTGTTTCCACAGACCCCGCCCACAATGTCGGTGACATTTTTCATAAGAAAGTCGGCGGCAGCATAACGAAAATTAAAGAACGGCTATGGGCACTCGAAATTGACCCTGAACAGGAAGCCCGCATATATATCGACTCGGTGAAAGGCAATTTGAAAGGCATGGTCAAAGCAAGCATGATCGATGAAGTACACAGGCAAATTGATACGGCTGCTTCTTCCCCCGGCGCTGAGGAAGCAGCAATCTTCGATAAAATTGTTTCGATCATTCTTGACGAACGGAAAAACTTCGATTTAATCGTGTTCGATACTGCTCCGACTGGACATACAGTCCGGCTGCTGACCCTTCCGGAATTGATGGGCGTCTGGATTGAAGGAATGCTGGAACGCAGAAAAAAGATGAATGAAAACTATACACAATTACTGAATGACGGAGAGCCTGTTGAAGATCCGATATTTTCGGTTCTGCAGGAACGGCGCAAGAAATTTGCGGACGTCCGCGAAGTGTTGATGGACCATAAGTCTGCGGGTTTTATTTTTGTACTCATCCCCGAACGCCTCCCGATCCTGGAAACCGAAAAGGCCGTAAAACTGCTTGACCGCCATCATCTCCATGTTCATGACCTTATTGTCAATAAAGTGCTTCCGGACCATGCAGACGGAACATTTCTGCAAAAACGCCGTGAAATCGAAAAGGACTATTTAAAGACGCTGCGCGAGACCTTTTCAGAGCAGCATCTCTTTGAAATCCCTTTATTTGAAGAAGATATTAACAGTCAGGAAAAACTGGCTGAATTTGCCCGCCATTTGACGCTTTCAGAGAACAAAAAATCAGGAGATGCTGGGGGATGA
- a CDS encoding cory-CC-star protein, with protein sequence MSSDDNKLTLKKLLKWYDEVISLPHRTEIARELRDEDDLFMLMLFSEMLGIPNPVYYYTLELYPYMLEKFHDWHLRMGMEKSPLEGIRCC encoded by the coding sequence ATGAGCAGTGATGACAATAAATTGACGCTGAAGAAATTGCTGAAATGGTATGATGAAGTAATCAGCCTCCCCCACCGCACTGAGATTGCCAGGGAGCTGAGGGATGAAGATGACCTCTTCATGCTCATGCTGTTTTCTGAAATGCTCGGCATTCCGAATCCGGTTTACTACTACACCCTGGAACTTTATCCGTATATGCTTGAAAAATTCCATGATTGGCATCTGAGGATGGGTATGGAAAAATCACCGCTTGAAGGAATCAGGTGCTGCTAA
- a CDS encoding carbon starvation CstA family protein yields the protein MSGIWLAVIGMLVFALGYRYYSKFVAEKIYRLDPNYETPAHKYQDGVDFVPTNKFVLWGHHFTSVAGAAPIVGPAIAVYWGWLPAFLWVILGTVFAAGVHDFGALVLSVRNKGQSIGTIANKLIGKRAKILFLFIILILVLMVNAVFAWVISKLFISFPASVLSVFIQIPLAVWIGYAVYKKKGNMLLPSIVALGVMYLAAIVASRVPALQIDLVRYFGGEDNIVAFGLDGVSMAFFVWIVVLMVYVYIASTLPVWKLLQPRDYINSHQLVVGLAILYLGLLFSNPEVTAPMTNPNADVSWFPLLFITIACGAISGFHGLVSSGTSSKQLDRETDARFVGYLGAVGEGSLALVAIIAVVTFFGTTADFSAVYSSFTAASGGGLGAFVQGASQLATGIFIPADIAATIVSVIVVSFAATTLDTSVRLMRYIIAELGSEYKVQALTKKHVATSIAVVSSAALVLIPEGPNGFGSGGYLLWPLFGTSNQLLAGITLLLLSIWLKKKGRNYMVTLLPMVFLLFMTLWAMIDQVILKWNIFTGSDQNLLLFTFGSIILVFAFWILLEAVMIFRKASAGDSIDQDSA from the coding sequence ATGAGCGGAATTTGGCTCGCCGTTATCGGGATGCTTGTATTTGCTCTGGGGTATCGCTATTATTCTAAATTTGTAGCAGAAAAAATTTACCGTCTTGATCCAAACTATGAAACACCTGCACACAAGTATCAGGACGGAGTGGACTTTGTCCCGACAAACAAATTCGTATTATGGGGGCACCATTTCACATCTGTAGCGGGTGCTGCGCCTATTGTCGGTCCGGCTATCGCTGTTTACTGGGGCTGGCTGCCGGCCTTTTTATGGGTCATTCTCGGCACTGTGTTTGCTGCGGGTGTCCATGACTTCGGGGCACTTGTACTATCGGTCAGAAACAAAGGACAATCGATTGGCACGATTGCCAACAAGCTTATTGGCAAGCGGGCAAAGATCTTATTTTTATTTATCATTTTGATTCTGGTGTTAATGGTAAATGCCGTGTTTGCATGGGTTATTTCAAAACTGTTCATCAGTTTCCCTGCAAGTGTCCTTTCAGTATTCATCCAGATTCCACTGGCGGTTTGGATTGGTTACGCGGTATATAAAAAGAAAGGGAACATGCTTCTTCCATCTATCGTGGCACTTGGTGTCATGTATCTTGCCGCAATCGTGGCCAGCCGTGTTCCGGCTCTGCAAATTGACCTTGTCAGATATTTTGGCGGGGAGGATAACATTGTGGCGTTTGGACTGGACGGCGTCTCAATGGCATTTTTTGTATGGATTGTCGTCCTGATGGTGTATGTATATATCGCCTCCACGCTGCCTGTATGGAAGCTCCTGCAGCCGCGTGACTATATCAACTCCCATCAGCTTGTTGTAGGTCTCGCTATTCTTTATCTGGGGCTTCTCTTTTCAAATCCGGAAGTTACAGCACCTATGACGAACCCGAACGCTGATGTGTCATGGTTCCCGCTCCTATTCATCACGATTGCATGCGGAGCGATTTCAGGATTCCACGGCCTGGTTTCATCCGGCACTTCTTCAAAACAGCTGGATCGTGAAACAGATGCACGCTTTGTCGGTTACCTTGGAGCAGTAGGGGAAGGTTCACTTGCTCTTGTAGCGATTATAGCTGTTGTCACATTCTTCGGAACAACTGCCGACTTCTCTGCTGTATACAGCAGTTTCACTGCGGCATCCGGAGGCGGTCTGGGTGCATTTGTACAGGGTGCGAGCCAGCTTGCCACAGGGATATTCATTCCGGCGGATATCGCTGCCACAATCGTATCCGTTATTGTCGTCAGTTTTGCGGCTACAACTCTTGATACATCTGTACGTCTCATGCGTTATATCATCGCTGAGCTGGGCAGTGAATATAAGGTTCAGGCTCTTACGAAAAAGCATGTGGCGACTTCGATTGCTGTCGTTTCAAGCGCGGCGCTTGTCCTGATTCCTGAAGGGCCAAACGGCTTTGGTTCAGGGGGATACTTGCTCTGGCCGCTGTTTGGAACATCAAATCAGCTGCTTGCCGGCATCACGCTGCTATTGCTTTCCATCTGGCTTAAGAAAAAGGGCAGAAATTATATGGTGACATTGCTTCCGATGGTATTCCTGCTCTTCATGACGCTCTGGGCTATGATTGACCAGGTTATCTTGAAATGGAATATCTTTACCGGGTCAGACCAAAACCTGCTTCTCTTCACATTCGGATCCATCATTCTTGTTTTCGCTTTCTGGATCCTTCTGGAAGCGGTAATGATATTCAGGAAAGCCTCTGCAGGAGATTCCATCGATCAGGATTCTGCATGA
- the hemY gene encoding protoporphyrinogen oxidase: MSDTRTKTVIIGGGITGLSAAYYLQKEIKEKGLPIDTMLVEESPRLGGKVQTFTKDGFIIERGPDSYLARKKSMSRLVEEMGMQDRLVNNSTGKSYVLVDGKLHSMPEGSFMGIPTKIMPFAFSGMFSWPGKFRAAGDFILPRSEAEGDQSLGQFFRRRFGDDVVENLIEPLLSGIYAGDLDNMSLMATFPNFYRLEQEYRSLILGIKKTMPAPKNKSATSGKKGMFLTVDSGLESLVEAVEEKLEEGTVRKNTKVTRIVKTDQGYELKLDNRETITADSIIIAAPHQAVHGMMPEYSFFEPLKNVPSTSVATVAMAFPASAVKQDIDGTGFVVSRNSDFRITACTWTHKKWPHTTPKDKVLLRCYVGRPTDESIVDQSDEVISQTVLNDLNKIMDITDEPEFSIVTRWKDAMPQYTVGHLERLGHIKNEMGEKLPGIFLAGGSYEGVGLPDCIDQGEEAVRKVISFFDPDK; encoded by the coding sequence ATGAGCGATACTAGAACGAAAACGGTTATTATCGGCGGGGGGATCACGGGCCTTTCTGCCGCATACTATCTGCAAAAAGAAATCAAGGAAAAAGGTCTGCCCATTGATACAATGCTGGTCGAGGAGAGCCCTCGGCTGGGAGGGAAAGTTCAAACCTTCACAAAAGATGGATTCATCATAGAACGAGGCCCGGATTCCTACCTTGCCCGCAAAAAAAGCATGTCGCGGCTGGTGGAAGAAATGGGGATGCAAGACCGCCTTGTGAACAATTCCACCGGGAAATCCTATGTCCTCGTGGACGGCAAACTCCATTCCATGCCTGAAGGGTCATTTATGGGCATACCGACAAAAATTATGCCGTTCGCATTTTCCGGCATGTTTTCCTGGCCGGGAAAATTCCGCGCCGCCGGCGATTTTATCCTGCCGCGTTCCGAAGCGGAAGGAGACCAGTCGCTAGGCCAGTTTTTCAGGAGAAGATTCGGGGATGACGTTGTTGAGAATTTGATTGAACCGCTTTTATCCGGAATTTATGCAGGTGATCTTGACAACATGAGCCTGATGGCCACATTCCCTAATTTTTATAGACTTGAACAAGAATATCGCAGCCTCATTTTAGGAATTAAGAAAACAATGCCGGCGCCAAAAAACAAATCGGCAACCTCCGGGAAAAAAGGAATGTTTTTGACGGTGGATTCCGGACTGGAATCGCTGGTGGAAGCGGTTGAAGAAAAACTTGAAGAAGGAACGGTCCGAAAGAACACTAAAGTGACCCGGATTGTGAAAACAGATCAAGGGTATGAGCTGAAGCTCGATAACAGGGAGACCATTACAGCTGACAGTATCATTATTGCTGCACCACATCAGGCCGTACACGGAATGATGCCTGAATACAGCTTTTTCGAACCACTCAAAAATGTACCGTCAACTTCTGTGGCAACTGTCGCCATGGCGTTTCCTGCATCAGCTGTCAAGCAGGATATCGATGGGACTGGCTTTGTCGTTTCGCGCAACAGTGATTTCAGAATTACAGCGTGCACCTGGACACATAAAAAATGGCCGCATACGACTCCAAAGGACAAAGTGCTCCTGCGCTGCTACGTCGGCCGCCCGACAGATGAAAGCATCGTCGACCAATCGGACGAAGTAATTTCACAGACCGTCTTGAACGATTTGAATAAAATTATGGATATCACCGACGAACCGGAGTTTTCAATTGTAACCAGGTGGAAAGATGCGATGCCGCAATACACTGTAGGCCATCTGGAGAGACTTGGGCACATCAAAAATGAAATGGGTGAAAAGCTGCCGGGAATCTTCCTGGCCGGCGGTTCCTATGAAGGGGTCGGCTTGCCTGATTGCATCGATCAGGGAGAGGAAGCTGTCCGGAAAGTCATCAGCTTCTTTGATCCGGACAAATAA
- the hemH gene encoding ferrochelatase — MEKEKIGLLVMAYGTPYSEEDIERYYTHIRRGRTPSDEQLQDLKDRYAAIGGVSPLAKITKEQAKKLEQELNSRFEDKEFEAYIGLKHIEPFIEDAVKQMNEDGIKKAVSIVLAPHYSTFSIKSYNGRARETAEEIGGPEILSVESWYEEPKFITYWAGRLRDVYSSMPEEDREKAVLIVSAHSLPERILAAGDPYPEQLRETAKLIAAQAGINDYENGWQSAGNTPERWIGPDVQDLTRGLYEQKGYRAFVYAPVGFVADHLEVLYDNDYECKVVTDELGASYYRPEMPNANPLFIEAMADVIVKKMDKEGDKHERY, encoded by the coding sequence ATGGAAAAAGAAAAGATCGGCCTGTTGGTGATGGCCTATGGGACCCCATACAGCGAAGAGGATATTGAACGGTACTATACCCATATCCGCAGGGGACGGACGCCTTCCGATGAACAGCTGCAGGATTTGAAGGACCGCTATGCGGCAATCGGCGGGGTGTCCCCGCTTGCAAAAATAACAAAAGAACAGGCAAAGAAGCTGGAACAGGAACTGAACTCCAGATTTGAAGATAAGGAGTTTGAAGCTTATATCGGTTTGAAGCATATCGAACCGTTTATTGAAGATGCTGTAAAACAAATGAATGAAGACGGCATCAAGAAGGCGGTGAGCATTGTTCTTGCACCGCACTATTCAACTTTCAGCATCAAGTCTTATAATGGGCGGGCCCGGGAAACGGCAGAAGAGATCGGCGGCCCGGAAATTCTGTCGGTTGAAAGCTGGTATGAAGAACCGAAGTTCATCACATACTGGGCCGGCAGGCTGAGGGATGTATACAGCTCGATGCCTGAAGAAGATCGTGAAAAGGCTGTTCTGATTGTAAGCGCCCACAGCCTTCCGGAACGCATTCTCGCCGCCGGAGATCCATATCCGGAGCAGCTGAGGGAGACAGCCAAGCTGATTGCCGCCCAGGCTGGAATCAACGATTATGAGAACGGATGGCAAAGTGCCGGCAATACGCCTGAACGGTGGATAGGCCCGGATGTACAGGATCTTACCCGCGGCTTATATGAACAAAAAGGCTACAGGGCCTTCGTGTATGCGCCTGTCGGCTTTGTGGCCGATCACCTTGAAGTACTGTATGACAATGATTATGAGTGCAAAGTCGTAACCGACGAACTCGGAGCCTCCTATTACCGTCCGGAAATGCCAAATGCCAATCCGCTGTTTATCGAAGCTATGGCGGATGTCATCGTGAAAAAAATGGATAAAGAAGGCGACAAACATGAGCGATACTAG